A genome region from Baekduia alba includes the following:
- the folD gene encoding bifunctional methylenetetrahydrofolate dehydrogenase/methenyltetrahydrofolate cyclohydrolase FolD, whose product MSAEIIDGRAIAAKVREEVARDVERFVARHGRPPGLATILVGDDPASAIYINGKQKASREVGIEPFHHQLPADTPTEEVEALIERLNADDAVSGILCQLPVPDHLDGVHLTGLIDARKDVDGLTPLSAGYLALGRAGLRPCTPAGVMVLLDEAGVALEGQRAVVVGRSNLFGKPMAQLLLGANATVTTAHSRTQDLPGVCREADVLIVAVGRDRMVKADWVKPGAVVIDVGMNRSDDGLHGDVDFEDVKDAASWITPVPGGVGPMTIAMLLRNTLNAAELVAREGAPA is encoded by the coding sequence GTGAGCGCGGAGATCATCGACGGCAGGGCGATCGCGGCGAAGGTCCGGGAGGAGGTGGCCCGGGACGTCGAGAGGTTCGTCGCCCGTCACGGCCGCCCGCCCGGCCTGGCGACGATCCTCGTCGGCGACGACCCGGCCAGCGCGATCTACATCAACGGCAAGCAGAAGGCCTCGCGCGAGGTCGGCATCGAGCCGTTCCACCATCAGCTGCCCGCCGACACGCCGACCGAGGAGGTCGAGGCGCTGATCGAGCGGCTCAACGCCGACGACGCCGTCAGCGGCATCCTCTGCCAGCTGCCGGTTCCCGACCACCTCGACGGCGTCCACCTCACGGGCCTCATCGACGCGCGCAAGGACGTCGACGGGCTGACGCCGCTGAGCGCCGGCTACCTGGCGCTGGGGCGCGCGGGCCTGCGGCCGTGCACGCCCGCGGGCGTGATGGTGCTGCTCGACGAGGCGGGCGTCGCCCTGGAGGGCCAGCGCGCCGTCGTCGTGGGGCGCTCCAACCTGTTCGGCAAGCCGATGGCCCAGCTGCTGCTCGGCGCCAACGCGACCGTGACGACCGCGCACTCGCGCACCCAGGACCTGCCGGGCGTCTGCCGCGAGGCCGACGTCCTGATCGTCGCGGTCGGCCGCGACCGGATGGTCAAGGCCGACTGGGTCAAGCCGGGCGCGGTCGTGATCGACGTCGGCATGAACCGCTCCGACGACGGCCTGCACGGCGACGTGGACTTCGAGGACGTCAAGGACGCGGCCTCCTGGATCACGCCGGTCCCGGGCGGCGTCGGGCCGATGACGATCGCGATGCTGCTGCGCAACACGCTGAACGCCGCCGAGCTGGTCGCGCGGGAGGGCGCGCCGGCATGA
- the gatC gene encoding Asp-tRNA(Asn)/Glu-tRNA(Gln) amidotransferase subunit GatC: protein MIDREQVVHVARLARLELTDDEVGKMAAELSSVLGHIEKIGELTLDDVAPTSHVVEVANALREDLPVPCLPREVALAQAPAVQDDGFLVPSPQA from the coding sequence ATGATCGACCGCGAGCAGGTAGTCCATGTCGCTCGGCTGGCCCGTCTGGAGCTGACCGACGACGAGGTCGGGAAGATGGCCGCCGAGCTGTCGTCCGTCCTCGGCCACATCGAGAAGATCGGCGAGCTGACGCTCGACGACGTCGCGCCGACGAGCCACGTCGTCGAGGTCGCCAACGCGCTGCGCGAGGACCTCCCGGTCCCGTGCCTGCCGCGCGAGGTCGCGCTCGCGCAGGCGCCGGCCGTGCAGGACGACGGCTTCCTCGTCCCGAGCCCGCAGGCATGA